tcctttttttgtacaCCTCAGCATATGTGTGTTACCAGCTTCCCCTTTGCTATCAGAGAACATGAatgttcatccatccatcatctttaACCGCTTATCCTATTTAGGGTCGGATGACTCCTCAGTTCTTTCCTGTTTCTTCCCcgttaacatttattttttgatggggggggggttcttaACTGATGCGAAGGTCCAAGGACTAAGGATATCGTACGATGTACGGATtgaaaagccctctgaggcaaatttgtgatatttggctatacaaataaaatttaTTGAATAAATCATGTAACTAATCACTcattacattaaatgaatacagtCCACTTAAACTGAGCAGATGAGAAGAACAAATCAGACGATTTTTTACATCCGAGTGTTTTGCATAGTATTAATGTGAATGCAACAAGTGTCCTTTTTCCCACCCTTAGtggtatgtgcatgtgtgtcgcAACCATAAGTGACTGATAAGCCTGTGGATTTAACTGATTATATGGCTTTCTTAGTACCAAGATAATCCATATTTGGGCTCACAGACGCAGTCGAACAAATATAAAAACCCAGAGTGGAACCTCAAGTCCACACAAAACAATCCAAGGTGAGTTTGGCTGCAAACTTCTGCAGCACAGCATGTGCTGCAGAAGTTGTGCAATGAAGTAAAGTGCAATGAAGTAAAGTGTGTACATTCAATGAAGTAAAGTGCAATGAAGTAAAGTGTGTACTTTCTTTCATTGTGTGAGGTtgatcagtgtgttttttaatttattgttggtTCAAACACTGTATCTTTCCTCTGGGTGGAGGCCGTAGCTGATTCCTGTCTGTGTCCTGCAGGTCTGCTAAAGATGGCTCGCATGTCTATGTTCAGGTTCTCAGCTGTGGCTCTACTGCTGCTGTCCGCCTGCTGTTGGGCCGACAATGAGGTAGGATCACAATGAGAGAGGAACCAGCGACGATGGCAGCGCAGTGTGATGTCTGGTTATTCATCAACACTtctacatgttaaaaaaaaacattcaaacatgaaCGGCCTCCTGTCTCTCATATGAAAGGTTCAGGCTAATGATGCTGAATGTGGTTCTCATGATCTCTTTGTACTTCCAACAGTTATAATGTGAACAGCTCACTTTAAGAAACAGTGTTACGTTAACTTTTAGCTGTCATTTACAGTCATTTGGttctatttttaatgtgtttgtctttccttctctcatCTGACACTGAACCTGCAGGCAGGTATGTGATCTATTCTGATGATCAGAGCTGTTGCACAGACATGTTCAGTGTTATTACTGGTGTATTTCTATACAAAGTGAAACtgaattgttgttgttgttgtccctGTGCAGAGGACATTGCAGAGGTGGACTCTGGGGATCTTTCTGTTTCTGAGCTGCTGGAGAGAGCCAACAGTAATCTGAGTGAGTGAGCTGCTGCGTTCACTGTGTTCCTCCAGACAGCTGTTGATAGTTTTACACTCTTCTTCTAGTAGCAGCAGTTCAACGGCTGTCTGAGTTGCTGCTGTGATGTGTTTCAGTCCGCTCCGCCAATGACCCAATCCTGATCGACGGAGACATCGCCATCGAGAGCGAGGCCGAGAGAAACGCCGACCCCTGCACCAGCCGAGGCTGCAAGTGGGGCAAGTTCACTGACGGGAAGGTCTACATTCCTTATTACATCACCAACCACTTCTGTAAGTGTCACACAGAGGCCTGGgaggcccacacacacacacaatctgtccATTTACAGTAGGCTTTCACTGCTAATGCAGCAACTTTGACCAAAAGGTTTTTGAAAAGCTGTCAGATATTTGGGCCAGTATGGTCCTCTGTATTTCATGGTAAACAGATGAATGGTGTGTGGTTTGGTCCTGCCAGCTTCTCGTGAGAAGTCCATCATCACCCGTGGACTGgactccttctcctccttctcctgcatCCGCTTCAGGCCCAGCAGAAGCAGCGACCGCGACTGGCTGAGCATCGAGTCCCAGAACGGGTAAGAAAAGAACAGCTGTGGGGCCGTTTACAGATTTAGAGGTTCCTCAGACTTTGGTGTCTTTAACTCATCTCTGATCCCGTCCAGTTGCTACTCCATGGTCGGCCGTCGTGGTGGGAAGCAGGTGGTGTCTCTGGCCCGTCGTGGATGCCTTTACCACGGCACCGTCCAGCACGAGCTGCTCCACGCTCTGGGCTTCAACCACGAGCAGACCCGCTCCGACAGGGACAACCACATCAGAGTCGTGCTGCAGAACGTTGAGTCTGGtaatgcagctgtttgtttttcagttataTGAGAGAGGAGAGCCAGTAAACTGCAGACAAGAACATTCAGATAAGAGACACTGATCTGTttcctctgaaaaaaacatgcagacctaatgttgaatat
This region of Anoplopoma fimbria isolate UVic2021 breed Golden Eagle Sablefish chromosome 2, Afim_UVic_2022, whole genome shotgun sequence genomic DNA includes:
- the LOC129099683 gene encoding hatching enzyme 1.2-like, translating into MARMSMFRFSAVALLLLSACCWADNEAEDIAEVDSGDLSVSELLERANSNLIRSANDPILIDGDIAIESEAERNADPCTSRGCKWGKFTDGKVYIPYYITNHFSSREKSIITRGLDSFSSFSCIRFRPSRSSDRDWLSIESQNGCYSMVGRRGGKQVVSLARRGCLYHGTVQHELLHALGFNHEQTRSDRDNHIRVVLQNVESGMEHNFRKIATLNQGTPYDYGSVMQYHKFAFSKNNQPTMVPIPNSNVSFGNAKEMSRNDIARLNTLYGC